The sequence below is a genomic window from Ciona intestinalis chromosome 1, KH, whole genome shotgun sequence.
CTGCAGGCGATGCCCGGCGCTTCTGGCGTTGTGACGCTACAAAGACATTACGTCACAGGGGCATACGCTGCCGTCGTTGGCCATATGTCGTTACGTCATCCCTGCAACGGCTGGCCATACGATCCGATGCCAAGGGAGATGAAGTAGGGTCGAGTTGATTAGAAATTACCACGCTGATATTAACAACGGATGACCTGGAGCAGACAATTGTATTGCTGGAATACACATGTGGAATGAAATACCAACTTTCGAAGCGGTAGTTTGTCTACtctgcaacaacaacaatagcGGTAGTTTCTCGCCCACGTAAGGTGCAATTTGAGTGGCTGGAACGGGAATAAGCTTGGTAACCTAACGGTATTGTACAAACTTCCTATAACATAATTGACAATCATTCAAAGGATATGATTTTCGTTGCGTTGCCGACCAATAAACAAGtcgttaaaaattaaaacagggACTTCAAGCGCAAAGAACAAACACGGGCGCGACTGTGCTGTCCATGTTTGTCTCTATTTTATGAACACTAAAACATACGGCGACCATGACAATACTCAGGTATGCCTGTTATCTGATTCTGCAATCTTTCTCCTGATTTACCGTTTGGAATAACAGTTCCTAATGCCTGTTGTTGGCCTTAATCTTTTTCTGGAGACTCGTAAAAGGTTTGCACACTTGAGTGCTTACCAACGTAGTAAAGTAAACAACTTACTGTTAACAGGGCTTGTGTTGCTTTAAGATAATCTTGCACTTCCTGATTCATTGTAGTTTAGATGGGTAACAAGAAATAAccaaaatgggacaagaaatcATTTGGAACAGGCAAGATAAAATCGAtccagtttaataaaaacagttaaacacaGTAAGCTTTTATTGAATATGGTTTTTACTTGGGAAGAAATACTCAGTGGTTGAACCAATGAAAATGAATGCGCAAATTTACTAacgaaaagtttattttaaaaagcaaaaggATTCTAATTACTGTATATTTCCcccattatgttttatttactccattgttgtttaaattaggcCAAAACTTTTTAGCTAAGAAAAGTAAACAATATTCATTTTCGGCTCAGCTACAATTTCAAAGGACATACTGATATAGTAGTGTCCATTTACCCAGCTCTGTACGAAACTGGCGAACAAATAatcaaacatttgtttaaacttttttaaaatataaaagatgaTAATGGAAAagcatttataataaaactagAGACATTCTCCCCATAATTCACAGTGACATTTTCACTTTGCACTTCAGCTCAACAAACAGATTTCTTAGAACCTAAATATCAACTTCCTCAGAAAGAAACTGTACACTTTATATACAGAATACACCTAATGTAACTGGTGTACACCCACTTCCCACACCACAGCCTACTAGAGATCTCTAGCAGATCATTGTAAACCAAACAGACACAACACTATGGTCAACTCCATATCAAACTCTACGTTAATCAGTATTGACTAATTGTCTGAAACCTGAATTATtcctttatttattatgtaatCTTTGCCAAAAttgatataatatttttttttttttataactataGGTAAATCATTGTTGTAAACACATAAATAACTGTCTTAAAACAATTCAAGTGATGTACAggaaaatgattaaaaacttaacaacagtaaatAGAGAAGCTTTATTAATCAGAatgctttgtttattattaacaatAGTTGCATAGGTTACCATACAGAGTTGTGAAATGCttccttgttaattgttatcaaacaattaaaactcaTCAGCGGAACACCTAATTGTCaactaaaaaatacatattatattcaTAGCcccattgttgttttgtcatattggtatcattgttaattgtaaagCAACACATTCATTTCCTTAGTACACTGGCTtggcaaataaaaataaaaagttctTTCTACTTATATTATTAATTCTGTTCTATGAGTAACCTCACGTTCTACCAAAACACAAGTCAACTGTACTTTACATATATTAGTCTGTAtctactaaaaaataatttgggGTGTTAACAAACCAAATAACACAGAGAAAATAATCATCCTAAAATAAGACTTGTCACTCTAGGTCAATTAAGTAAACATAACCCAAACCAAAGACATAACTACTTGCAGAATGAATACACAACACCTTTTATGTCAACATCAGATCACCTATGTGGGTGGTGCTTAGGTGCTAACATAACAATATTAATAGCATAAAGAAACACTAAACATATAGACAAGTGTTGGTGTCTAATCAAGTGTAATGTATCTTCCATATCTAtctaaaattcatttaaaataaacaattcaacaaaaagttcagaaaaacaacaaatattgtaatttcatttacacaatgttaaaaacaatcacaaaaatattaagCAGTACTAACCCGTATCCATTATCAACAGTTCGTCGTAATAGCTTACACTAAAAGTTTGTACATTTACGTACCAACAGCTTATCTCATACAGCAAACAATACTGAAACATTTGCAGAACTAAGTTATTTACAAATGCCGGGATCACTCAGGCGTAACTTTTCTGAGCTCCATCGAAATAAAAGAATTCTAAGTAGATTTAGAAGTCTCCAAATTTTCCCAGCGTTTATTTTGTACGTTAAAAAGGGTATAACCCAACAgatggtttgttttaattgttgacGTAACATGGTTTATTATTTCGTATTCCCAGGCTATTGTTAAACAATAGAACTTAATGAAGTGTTTGTATTTTCCcctaaattagaaaaaaaaacgtagaACCGAAAATACGGATATATTTTAGTTCTTACCATGGGTTAAGCTACTAACCTTACCGTCTGATTTCTTAGGTAGCATAGGTTTTGAAAGATGACTAAATCTGTGTCGTCCACTAATGCTTGCAGCGGCcacgaaataaaaaaacaagtgtcGTTCGGGCGCAGTCGATCCACACCCCAAGTGATTCGGAACCACAGCTCGACAATACAAAGTTGGTGAGTAGAGTCCTAAAAGTCTTAAACAGTGCAAAAATGTGCCTTTGAGGAAAGAAATTACTAGCCCACACGCAGTAATGTGAATAGGCTAACTCCCCGATACCGCAAGAGACCATCTTGCTTAATTAAACACCAAAtctaaaagttttaaacagggTACTATTAAGAAAGCGATTAGATTTGTAAAATAGAGATAGTTTCGTTTGTTGTACGCCTGTAAGAGCACTGTTTAGTGTAGAATGCAAAATGGaaggataaaaaataattaaaaacatgctTCATCTTACCTCACCCGACTATATAAAAGTTAGGAAAActattatagaaaaaaaaacgtaattaAAGTCAGTTACAGGGTCATTGCctacaataatattttgcattaAGGAAAAAAGGAAGCAGCGTCCCAACTCTTCGTTCGTCCGTTATAACTGAAAAACAAGATAAcaaaatttgcaaaacaacGGCAGAAGTAACAACTCCCGTGCCCATTAAAACACAGTCCTTCTTGAGTTCTGAAAAACTTGTCGTCGATGCCGTCACGACTGTGCTAGATGACTTTATAAAAGAAAGCTTGACAAGACAAGAAGACAAACTTGAGATAGACAGTAATCACCAAACAAACAACCCTGCTTTACCTGAAGCTGGCAATATAGCAACAAGTAAGCGACATAAACGCACAATTTTGAAGCTAATGTACAACCACCTAAATCATACCAAACTGGCAAAACGCTATACAACACAATTATTTAAGGTGCCCGGCCCCATGCGCAATCCAAAAtgccataaaataaaacaatatacaaatatagaTGCAGTCATTTCAGCTTTGGACGATATTGTTGGAGAGACGTGGACAGGAAGTGAGGACAGCTCGGATAAGGTACAAATGtaattgatatttaaatataaagtgaaTGTATATAGTCACAAATTTCATGTGTTTCAACAGTCTCTAAATGCGACCAGTACAAGGCCAGCATCTGGTATGAAGCTACACGGAGGTAAAAGACAAAAACAAGCAATAAACGAAGTATCTTCAAGGCACTCTGTAAAACCCTGGTATTCTTCATCAACCTTTGATAAAAATGCAGGTGAACagcgattgttacgtcataatacctggTGTTAAAATTATCCCAATACGAAAATCTGTCATTTCAACCatgattaaaacttaaaattccAGCCGAGTTTTTGGTCAACTGCTCGTCTAGTTCATCCAGATCGTCATTGGGAACCAGCAACAAACCGAAACGGGTGACCTCCGCTCGGTCGCGTAGCAGGACTTTTGGTCGCGGGTCCACTGGTGAGATAAGACGGCCAGCTTCACTGAAACCGACGACTGTCCAATATAAAAAGGAACCGACGAATACAAAGAGTCTTGTCGTTCAAGGGAGCACGTTGGAGTAAGTCGAAGCTATATTTGCGATGGTTCTTTGCCACTGAAACATACAAAGCAACACACAAATATGTAAATTGACGTATATGTGCATGAACCGAGTATTTAAATCATATTCATACAACATTTGTTATAAGACGTGTTTCTTCTGTGAAACAGGAAACCCAAACTCGAAATAGAAGATAACAAGGTTGCGGACGAAGTCGCTGGGACAACGGATGTGCCAATACAAGTAAGACAAACTAACTATGACATCTGCAACCTTTTGGTTTATTAAACGAGAAGCCGTTTATTATTCTATATAGTCTGAGGACGATACAACGAAAGCAGAACGTGGATCTTCGGTCCCTTCATCTATCAGTGAAGTAATAGAACCAATGGTTCGACCTGCTCGTGTATTCAAATTTGTAAGTATTTCAAAGAAACTGGAAGAACTTCAATTACAAGCGTGACACATTGCATAGATGAGTTATATTATTGGTCGTATAGGATATAATTTTTGGCCGTACACTagaatcaccaacaaagttaccaTATGTGGTATAACTCTTAAGCGTACACGAACTGTATAAAACttcagaacaccggtgttatccGTCGTTGCCCGCACGCGAGTATAagaaacattcattcaattacgTTGAACAATTATAGTTTACTATCAAAACCCATTGCTATATTAAATACTGTTGCTAAAATCACATATCGGTTACAAAGGCAGTggtaaaaagaataaaagatAGCTTTGTCGGTGGCTGCAAACGTTTCTTGCTGTTGATTCAAGTTTGTTACTTCCAGGATGAAAAGTTTTCGGGATCGAAAACAGAGACAACAGTAATAAAGCCTACAAGCGCGAAGAAAGTACGTGAAAGAAAATCGAGTCCaacaaaaaagacaaaacTCGACTTTCACGTAAGCAGTACAtgttactaaattaaaaaaaaaacagtaatttaaaGAAAGCATAGCTAGgctaaacattttaacaaacacTGTCGACTGCATTGTAGCATACCATGCTAACCCTTGATAGAGTTTACGTGACAGATGGATAGCGGAAAGGGAATTTGGAAGACCGTTCTGAACGAAACACAATTAAATGCTTTCCGAAGACTATTCTCGAGATTCGACCGAACCAAGAACGGCGCTATCAGTGCGGCAGAACTGTTTCAAGCAACACTGGTAATGTACAATAATTCAGGCCAAAAAATCCGTTTTCATAATAGAATATAGCTACAGCAAACGTATGGATAAAATGACTGCAAAAACAAACGCCCCCCATCTGTGAATTTCACGATcgactgttattttaaaatagaacatcTGTTGTGGTATTCAAATATTGAGGAATAAAACTATAATGTACAACTTGCTACAAGTGCATTTTGTTGATCTTCATTTTTCCAGGAGTTACTTCCAGATACGGGGTCCGAACTTTCCTTAAATGAAGTAAGCCAGATATTAAAAGAGTTTGACATCAAAGGAACTGGAGAAATTGAATTCGATGAATTTCTCTTCGCCATGATCAACCCGAAGAATTACCTCAAAATTATGAGTGGTTAGTTTTATATAGAAACCGTAgcgtttaaatttacatttgccattttgttttttctatatttaaaaatacttccAAGCAAGCAACCATTAGCCACAGAAGAGTAAAATATATCGCAGAGTGTCTTTTTGCTGATATTAAATATTCCCCCCAAACACGTGTGTATTTGCAGATGATGATCGTGAAAACCTTGCTAAAGAAGTCAAAATCTTCGAAGAAATCACTAATGCCCGTAACAAAACGTTAGGTAGCAAATCATCTAAAAAATCGAGTCCGGACGACAGGTAGCAAATCGAAAAAGAAAAGCTGCGATATCCAACGACACTATAGGTGtgacttaaaaaaacaacattttttcttttaagttTGACAGACTTACGGAGGAACCTCTTCTTCACAATGCTCAAGACGGCAACAAAAAAGGACTCGATGAAAGAAATCCGACATTTTTATGTGAACAGAATAAAGAAACTCAACGATCACGTGATACATGACTGGTCAGCAGGTCATTTTTAAACCACGTTAAGTTCTTATAAATCATAGCCCTATGCTGGTTTACCAAGAGGTCACAAACCAGTGACACCAAAATGTGCGcgcatatgacgtcacaaactaGTGACGTTTTATTATGGGCGCGGTTTGCTTTTTAGAGCGTTAAAAATATATCGGTTTAAGCAGCGATGGTATGTGAAAATATGAGAgaaacagtaataaaaaatgcatttggTGCATTGTTGTATGATACTATCTCATTTATAAGACCATAATATGTTATTATACAGGACAGAGGTGTATCGGTTTGTCATACCAAGAAATGATCAAACGGTACGAACACATCACCAAAGagttaaaagataaaaagtcGCCTTTCGCCGGAAAGAAAGAATACATGGATTCACCTTACGCACAACCGCTTCGGTGGGGTTGTAATGGGCTTTTGAAGGTAAAAAGCATAATATAGTTGTAGGGTAAGCTGATATATCGTTTGTACCTAAATCGCTTACTTCcttgtgttttgaacagttaATACCGCTTTTTTGGAGTCGTGgcgctacggttatatagttctgtacaCATtgtttgcttactaccaaatgggacaagaaacaagaataaaaacatgtcccatcttaccccaccctactacacgtTTTTTGCAGCCTCTATCGCGAATATGGCCTAATAATACAACCCAATGCTAAACATAACACACTGAAGAAATGCTACGTGGCCTGATAAGCTATgactttaaaacacaaactgtTTTACCGGAtctaattctattttttcgcaGCAAGATGAACCTAAAAGAGTTAAAGGCGCACGGGACAGTTATAGAAAGTCGAGTACTTATTCATACGAAGGTAAGCAATGAGAAAGAATGGAAACATCCGCGGTatattatcattatttttacTGCAAAGGTCGTGCAAGATCAGCACGACCAGCATCAGCGAGGAAAACTGACGGGAATACAGGAATCCCGGTTTCAGTCAGCGAAGCAAATCAACGAAACGATGTTCAGATACAGGTTACACTGTTAACACAATTATAAGTTAAACTAAATCAGGCACCACTAGCgagttatttagtttttttcccCAAAGCGcaaatgtaaaattacaaagagaaaaataacGCTGCAGGTTTAGGAAAGGTATTAAAAAGTAGACTACTCACATTCGTCCCGTAGAGTGAATACAGTTGTTGTTACAGAGCAAAGTGGATAGCGCAAGAGCAGCTCATCGAGTAAAGATTCGTGATCACAGAATAGTCGATGAGTTGCAACGAACTTACTCCACCCCGGCCTCGAAACTAGAGAAAGTACCAGTAGAAAAACGAAGaggttaaaaatattctgtctgcgttatatatatatatagtcttTTATATTAACGTTTTCAGTATAAATGTATTATCAGCTGTTTCTGCAAAAAAGAGGACAGCCCCACTGCGGAGGCCACGTATATCAGAATTTGTATGCACTCCGAAAGTTGTACCGTTACCGCGCTATCCACTTCAGTCATATCCACAAACCTTTAACTACGACGACCTACCAGAAATAAGACAGAAGGTAAAGTAGTAGGTTGTCAGTGCAGAGACTTTTTAGAGCAGAATAGAGAAACTTCTAGTTTAGAATAGATGATCGATTGTGTTTTTCAGGCTGCTGTCATTCACGAAGATTATTACAATGAGTTACGGAAAGTTGCTGCCACAAACTCTAGAACTATTTACAAACAGTTACAGGTACGCTGCTTTCCCTGAATTACACTTGTCTTTCAAAAATTCTTAAACTACAGAAAAGTCTAGGTTAATTTGACGAATGGCTTCCTTTAgctcttttttttaattaactcTTTTTAATTCATCGTCAGGTTGAGCAGATGAGACCAACCATGAGAAACcactttaaaaaatcttacCTCGCATATTCTGGTGATTACGAACCTTTCGTTGTGTCGCCATGGATTCCATTCCCAGCCCCTTCACCGTGGATACCGTATCCACCGCTGGGACAGAGTCAGCCGAAAACGGCTTGGAGCTAACTTTGTTTTAGAACAATCCGCACAGAATAAAACAATGGCGCCCTTTACTTCATATCTATACCGTGCATTACGCACTTGGACCAAATCGATGTTTAAACCTGCTATTGGTTGCTAAACTGTCGACGTAGGTACTgtatacactatatatatgGATAACAGATAAGGCGAATGAACTCCggcaaaatatgttttgtttttgtcaaTTTTGTGAAACAGTGTAATTCTAAGCTGCCTGGCAAGTACTGCGAGAGTAACACACGAGAAAGTGCATTTCCCATTCTTTTTAGTTAGATAAGCCTTGCACACAAATTTCAaatcaaagaatattttaacgGCAAATTATGTCATTTTTACTGTATAAGGTGAAACACTCCGAAACTTGGGAGATCGCTGTAGAGTGCTAGAAACGCAATAACCATTGCACCGAtaaatttctatatatatataccacaaCGCGCGAATCCAAACATTAAAGTACCGACCAGACAAAACAGTAATTCACCAAACAATTCCAGAATAGATAACCATGTCATGACAATTAAACGGCAAAATGCAAAACAGTGTAAACCAGACCGTAAATGCATGGAAGGCTTTCAGTCTAACAAGAGCAGCGTTTACACCATAACGAGTGTTTTATATCCTTAAAATAAAGCACTATTTAATCTAGCAAAAATTacctaataattaaaaaatatgtgccggtgcaaaaatattttcttttgcCCATTTCGGTTTGTAAATACCTTGCCTGACATTTAGTAAATGATTATTTACCCACAGACTTTTTACCGCCCGTATAACAATCAtaattttgcaacaaattttgaaaaacagTCAACAGCTGTACACGCTAAGTCCCCCGTATTTTCACAAAATTAATATGAACATTAATCACAGTTTCAAATAATGATCATGACAATAAATACGATGCGCGGTGTTGTAGCTAAAACCAACTTTAAACATAACAGTAAATGtcccaaaaaaatgttaacctAGGATTCGAGACGCTATTGACTTCAACTGACATTACCCAAGTTAAAATCCGGTTGTATAGAATTGTGACTAGCGCAACAGCTGCGTTACCACACACGCTGCGATAGTAGAACCACCATATCTTAATGTGAATCTGCCAAGCTCTTTGAGGGAACTATATTCTTCCAGGCATACCGGTCGAGTAAGCTCTACTTCAACAAGAGCATTTTGACCCTGCATGgttataatgtaaacaaatctGCGAGTTGCTTAACACTTTggattgaaattaaaaaaaaaaacaggcaaaaatgtaatatatagcatgctgggagaagacgggacacctttagcacataatatccaaacatcctgatcgtgttttaaacaattaaaaacggtctgtggcagtcgtgagaatactgttttctaccaaatgataagagaaaatagaataaaaaggtttcccattttcccccaccctactatactgaTTCATATAAAAACATCACAAAAACAGAAGACAAGTTCCAATagattattattacaatacttgataaaaagttgtcttacctttaaaataaactttggtTTTTTCGCAATAACTTCACCGGTGCTTTTATGAAGTTGACTTAACAACCTGCGGATCACCGCTGGCTCGTGGACGGATTTGTAATGGAGTTCGACGGGAAATCCTCGCGTGATCGGAActtcaatattaaaaactatcaCCCTGTGAAATATGGACAGTTTCAGCAGTGAAAGGGATGCAAATACAGTTAAGCTTAATGAAAgattcgtttttattttttttgggatcttaatttttaatacatatacTACATTCATAGTATTCAATAACTGCTGAAccacatatattattatttgactATTAAAATGACAAAAGTTTTCTCAAAGAATTCAAGCTAAACTGGTATTTatcttttatataaagtatataatatattaatatttacttacaagctatatatttacacatatattattattttataactgaaatgactaaagtttttttaacccaaaacttggtggatagtgtTTTCTTCTGTTAAAAATCTATAatctaaaacaatttttacttaaaactgcttctatgtaaaacaaaacacaagaatTACAAATACATACCTTGCTTGCAGACGAGTTATTGCACGAATTGGATTGTCAATATCACAGATTACACTTCCAGTGGTGACTTTCATAATATCCACTCCATGTAATGTAAGTGTGGCATGCTCACCAGCCAATGCAAACTCAGCATTGGAAATTCCATCATTAGATTCAACTCCTTTGATTAATCCCTTTTCACCGGCAGGCATTACTATGacctgaataaaaacatacagaaTTTTGTTAGTTGATGTTAAGAGTGTTTTATGAAGCACcatgaaaaaatatagaagaaaaaaatgtttctaaattatatttttatgtttacctAGAGGCGCAATAAAACTTCtggtatgttttttgttacctgttatattttttccaagaaaaaaaaacaaggaaaataatatacaaatctgttttattgcgtaaaaactaaaaaaatgtttgaatttttggtattttttattaaaaacaaattccaAAGTACTTTGCACGCCTAAGTttaatctgttaaaaaaaaactttaaaaaaattacacaagttaaaattttaaaattgttaaatttatgccttatttaagatatattttcaaaaacacCGAGACATAATAAGCAGGTTAAGGCTTACAAACCTTGGTACCG
It includes:
- the LOC100177763 gene encoding uncharacterized protein LOC100177763 isoform X2 → MTKSVSSTNACSGHEIKKQVSFGRSRSTPQVIRNHSSTIQSWKKGSSVPTLRSSVITEKQDNKICKTTAEVTTPVPIKTQSFLSSEKLVVDAVTTVLDDFIKESLTRQEDKLEIDSNHQTNNPALPEAGNIATNAVISALDDIVGETWTGSEDSSDKSLNATSTRPASGMKLHGGKRQKQAINEVSSRHSVKPWYSSSTFDKNAAEFLVNCSSSSSRSSLGTSNKPKRVTSARSRSRTFGRGSTGEIRRPASLKPTTVQYKKEPTNTKSLVVQGSTLEKPKLEIEDNKVADEVAGTTDVPIQSEDDTTKAERGSSVPSSISEVIEPMVRPARVFKFDEKFSGSKTETTVIKPTSAKKVRERKSSPTKKTKLDFHMDSGKGIWKTVLNETQLNAFRRLFSRFDRTKNGAISAAELFQATLELLPDTGSELSLNEVSQILKEFDIKGTGEIEFDEFLFAMINPKNYLKIMSDDDRENLAKEVKIFEEITNARNKTLGSKSSKKSSPDDSLTDLRRNLFFTMLKTATKKDSMKEIRHFYVNRIKKLNDHVIHDWSAGQRCIGLSYQEMIKRYEHITKELKDKKSPFAGKKEYMDSPYAQPLRWGCNGLLKQDEPKRVKGARDSYRKSSTYSYEGRARSARPASARKTDGNTGIPVSVSEANQRNDVQIQSKVDSARAAHRVKIRDHRIVDELQRTYSTPASKLEKVPVEKRRAVSAKKRTAPLRRPRISEFVCTPKVVPLPRYPLQSYPQTFNYDDLPEIRQKAAVIHEDYYNELRKVAATNSRTIYKQLQVEQMRPTMRNHFKKSYLAYSGDYEPFVVSPWIPFPAPSPWIPYPPLGQSQPKTAWS
- the LOC100177763 gene encoding uncharacterized protein LOC100177763 isoform X1, producing MTKSVSSTNACSGHEIKKQVSFGRSRSTPQVIRNHSSTIQSWKKGSSVPTLRSSVITEKQDNKICKTTAEVTTPVPIKTQSFLSSEKLVVDAVTTVLDDFIKESLTRQEDKLEIDSNHQTNNPALPEAGNIATSKRHKRTILKLMYNHLNHTKLAKRYTTQLFKVPGPMRNPKCHKIKQYTNIDAVISALDDIVGETWTGSEDSSDKSLNATSTRPASGMKLHGGKRQKQAINEVSSRHSVKPWYSSSTFDKNAAEFLVNCSSSSSRSSLGTSNKPKRVTSARSRSRTFGRGSTGEIRRPASLKPTTVQYKKEPTNTKSLVVQGSTLEKPKLEIEDNKVADEVAGTTDVPIQSEDDTTKAERGSSVPSSISEVIEPMVRPARVFKFDEKFSGSKTETTVIKPTSAKKVRERKSSPTKKTKLDFHMDSGKGIWKTVLNETQLNAFRRLFSRFDRTKNGAISAAELFQATLELLPDTGSELSLNEVSQILKEFDIKGTGEIEFDEFLFAMINPKNYLKIMSDDDRENLAKEVKIFEEITNARNKTLGSKSSKKSSPDDSLTDLRRNLFFTMLKTATKKDSMKEIRHFYVNRIKKLNDHVIHDWSAGQRCIGLSYQEMIKRYEHITKELKDKKSPFAGKKEYMDSPYAQPLRWGCNGLLKQDEPKRVKGARDSYRKSSTYSYEGRARSARPASARKTDGNTGIPVSVSEANQRNDVQIQSKVDSARAAHRVKIRDHRIVDELQRTYSTPASKLEKVPVEKRRAVSAKKRTAPLRRPRISEFVCTPKVVPLPRYPLQSYPQTFNYDDLPEIRQKAAVIHEDYYNELRKVAATNSRTIYKQLQVEQMRPTMRNHFKKSYLAYSGDYEPFVVSPWIPFPAPSPWIPYPPLGQSQPKTAWS